From a single Brassica napus cultivar Da-Ae chromosome C9, Da-Ae, whole genome shotgun sequence genomic region:
- the LOC106435109 gene encoding splicing factor 3B subunit 4, which produces MTTRIAPGVGANLLGQHSAERNQEATVYVGNLDPQLSEELLWELFVQAGPVVNVYVPKDRVTGLHLGYGFIEFRSEEDADYAIKILNMIKIHGKPIRVNKASQDKKSLDVGANLFIGNLDPDVDEKILYDTFSAFGGIASNPKIMRDPDTGNSRGFGFISYDSFDASDAAIEAMTGQYLCNRQITVSYAYKKDTKGERHGTPAERLLAATNPITQKSRPHTLFASGPPTHPNAPQANGIPRPFVNGGMPPVSIPGPRPTPPPPPPQVYQTQPPPSWQPQQHQQQHGLAVPPPMQFRPTQGMPPPPPPQFLHHQQGFGGPRPPPPPPQAMGMHQHGWPPQHMQQGGPPPPQHMQQGGPPPPQHMQHHHPHMSMPPPPPPHQG; this is translated from the exons ATGACGACACGAATAGCTCCAGGAGTGGGAGCTAATCTCCTGGGCCAGCACTCAGCTGAGAGGAACCAAGAAGCTACTGTTTACGTCGGCAATCTCGACCCCCAG CTTTCTGAAGAATTGCTCTGGGAACTGTTCGTGCAAGCAGGCCCTGTTG TTAACGTCTACGTTCCGAAAGATAGGGTGACAGGTCTTCACCTAGGGTATGGATTCATTGAGTTCCGCAGCGAGGAAGATGCTGACTAT GCAATTAAGATTCTTAACATGATTAAAATCCATGGCAAGCCTATTCGTGTTAACAAG GCGTCTCAAGATAAGAAGAGTTTGGATGTTGGTGCCAACCTTTTCATTGGCAATCTTGACCCT GATGTGGATGAGAAGATCTTGTATGATACTTTCAGCGCTTTTGGTGGCATTGCTTCTAATCCTAAG ATAATGCGAGATCCTGATACTGGCAACTCGCGAGGTTTCGGTTTCATCAGCTATGACTCCTTTGACGCTTCTGATGCTGCTATTGAG GCAATGACCGGACAGTATCTGTGTAATCGACAAATCACAGTCTCTTACGCGTACAAGAAAGACACCAAAGGAGAGCGCCATGGTACTCCAGCAG AGAGGCTTTTGGCTGCCACAAATCCAATTACCCAGAAAAGCAGACCCCATACTCTCTTCGCAAGCGGCCCGCCAACGCATCCCAATGCTCCTCAAGCTAATGGTATTCCACGTCCCTTTGTCAATGGCGGCATGCCACCTGTTTCTATCCCAGGACCCCGTCCAACACCACCGCCACCACCTCCACAAGTCTACCAAACTCAGCCACCACCATCTTGGCAACCTCAGCAGCATCAACAACAACACGGCTTAGCTGTTCCACCGCCCATGCAATTCCGTCCTACTCAGGGAATGCCGCCGCCACCACCTCCCCAGTTTCTTCATCACCAACAAGGTTTCGGCGGTCCaaggccaccaccaccaccgcctcaAGCCATGGGAATGCACCAACATGGATGGCCGCCGCAACACATGCAGCAAGGTGGGCCACCACCGCCGCAACACATGCAGCAAGGTGGACCGCCGCCGCCCCAACACATGCAGCACCACCATCCTCACATGTCTAtgcctccaccaccaccaccacaccaAGGCTGA